One Carassius carassius chromosome 20, fCarCar2.1, whole genome shotgun sequence DNA segment encodes these proteins:
- the LOC132095702 gene encoding protein-lysine 6-oxidase-like, producing the protein MHLKMPNLILVFYLLQGLNNFISAQNSAPWRNRIQWVNNGQVFSLMSTGSEYHAPVASRRLSRVFLSSSRDAVRDRTMQIRLEASDSAATSSGNTALLGPDHMQYIAANSRAPGARQMQVLQRLQRPGTRSNFTTPSEYSSGGRAPAQGENTARRAPAVSNLQHLEAPTETSNTLTNGNYNEAGLSRAQSPNAEQGTTSESMAGDDPRNRNTVFYNIYPPGGRAVIPRRAPPGTGHGTRYFQNGLPDLVPDPYSIQAGSYIQRVQMYALRCAAEENCLARSAYRPTVRDIDYRVLLRFPQKVRNMGTSDFLPVKPRHQWEWHSCHQHYHSMDAFSHYDLLDINTGLKVAEGHKASFCLEDTGCDPGFHRRYACTAHTQGLSPGCHDTYAANIDCQWIDITDVPPGNYILKVTVNPDFLVAESDFSNNVVRCEVIYTGVYIQTRNCVLTGM; encoded by the exons ATGCATCTCAAGATGCCAAACTTGATTTTGGTTTTCTATTTACTTCAAGGACTGAATAACTTTATCAGCGCGCAAAACTCCGCGCCCTGGAGGAACCGGATCCAGTGGGTCAATAACGGCCAGGTGTTCAGTTTAATGAGCACCGGCTCGGAGTATCACGCACCGGTGGCGTCCAGAAGACTCTCCAGGGTGTTTCTGAGCAGCAGTAGAGATGCTGTCCGAGACAGGACCATGCAAATTCGACTAGAAGCGTCCGATTCTGCGGCTACAAGTAGCGGCAACACCGCGCTTTTGGGTCCTGATCACATGCAGTACATCGCGGCCAACAGCCGCGCACCTGGAGCTAGACAAATGCAGGTGCTTCAACGGCTTCAACGGCCAGGAACCAGATCCAACTTCACCACTCCGTCCGAATACTCCAGCGGCGGAAGAGCCCCGGCTCAAGGGGAAAATACCGCACGGAGGGCGCCAGCGGTTTCCAATCTCCAACACCTGGAAGCGCCAACTGAGACCTCAAACACTTTAACTAATGGAAACTATAACGAAGCGGGGCTCTCCAGAGCACAATCTCCAAATGCAGAGCAGGGAACCACGTCTGAAAGCATGGCAGGAGATGATCCGCGAAACAGGAACACGGTTTTCTATAACATCTATCCGCCCGGCGGTAGAGCGGTAATCCCGCGCCGCGCGCCGCCTGGCACCGGTCACGGCACGAGATACTTCCAGAACG GTCTGCCGGATCTTGTGCCAGATCCATATTCAATCCAGGCGGGTTCATACATCCAGCGCGTCCAGATGTACGCGCTCCGGTGCGCGGCGGAGGAGAACTGCCTTGCGCG ATCTGCATACAGACCCACAGTCAGAGACATCGACTACAGGGTTCTGCTGCGCTTCCCACAGAAGGTCAGAAACATGGGAACGTCTGACTTTCTGCCTGTCAAACCCAGACATCAGTGGGAGTGGCACAGCTGTCATCA GCACTATCACAGCATGGATGCGTTCAGTCACTATGATCTGCTGGACATCAACACCGGACTGAAGGTCGCTGAGGGTCACAAGGCCAGTTTCTGTCTGGAAGATACGGGCTGTGATCCTGGATTTCACCGCCGATATGCCTGCACCGCACACACacag GGTTTGAGTCCAGGCTGCCACGACACATACGCCGCCAACATCGACTGCCAGTGGATCGACATCACAGACGTCCCTCCTGGAAACTACATTCTCAAG GTCACAGTCAATCCAGACTTCCTGGTGGCCGAATCTGACTTCTCCAACAACGTTGTGCGATGTGAGGTCATTTACACCGGCGTTTACATCCAAACCAGAAACTGCGTCTTAACTGG GATGTAA